One window of the Vicinamibacteria bacterium genome contains the following:
- a CDS encoding helix-turn-helix transcriptional regulator has product MRLTYQGALVLQALARGVGYGFDIMDFTGLPSGTTYPILRRFEVERLVRSRWEDGRSAAREGRPARRYYELTAAGRKALGAALERYGESRLLPDKLPALEPESNS; this is encoded by the coding sequence GTGAGACTGACGTACCAGGGGGCTCTCGTGCTGCAGGCGCTCGCTCGAGGCGTCGGTTACGGTTTCGACATCATGGACTTCACCGGCCTCCCGAGCGGCACGACCTATCCCATTCTCCGGCGTTTCGAAGTGGAACGGCTGGTGCGCTCGCGGTGGGAGGATGGAAGAAGCGCGGCGCGGGAGGGCCGGCCGGCTCGACGCTACTACGAGCTCACCGCCGCGGGCCGGAAGGCGCTCGGCGCCGCTCTCGAGCGCTACGGCGAAAGTCGCCTCTTGCCCGATAAACTGCCCGCCTTGGAGCCCGAGTCCAATTCATGA